A single region of the Raphanus sativus cultivar WK10039 chromosome 1, ASM80110v3, whole genome shotgun sequence genome encodes:
- the LOC130507893 gene encoding probable transcription factor PosF21: MDKEKSPSGGLPPPSGRYSSFPHLTPPSGSTTTPDANRFCHDISRMPDNPPKNNLGHRRAHSEILTLPDDLSFDSDLGVVGGDGPSFSDDTDEDLMSMYLDMDKFNSSASSSCEPSELVWRNELGCGGSAGSNLQSTPPGSSERPRIRHQHSQSMDGSTSIKPEMLMSGNEGVDSKKAISAAKLSELALIDPKRAKRIWANRQSAARSKERKMRYIAELERKVQTLQTEATTLSAQLTLLQRDTNGLSVENHELKLRVQTVEQQVHLQDALNDALKEEVQHLKVLTGQGGSNGGASSVMNYGSFGSNQQFYPNNQSMHTMQAAQQFQQLQIHSQKQQQFQYQQQQQQQQLYQLQLQLQQQRIQQQEQQSGVVAEPRRPMSSSGGQKESVTSPDLESPSTKD, from the exons ATGGACAAGGAGAAATCTCCTAGTGGAGGTCTACCTCCACCATCAGGCCGTTACTCATCCTTTCCTCATTTGACTCCTCCAAGTGGGAGCACCACCACCCCAGATGCCAACCGTTTCTGCCACGATATCAGCCGAATGCCTGATAACCCGCCTAAGAACAATCTAGGCCATCGTCGAGCTCACTCAGAGATCCTCACTCTTCCCGATGACTTGAGCTTCGACAGTGATCTCGGTGTGGTTGGTGGTGATGGACCTTCTTTCTCCGACGACACTGATGAGGACTTGATGTCTATGTATCTCGACATGGATAAGTTTAACTCTTCTGCGAGTTCTTCCTGTGAGCCGTCGGAACTCGTTTGGAGGAATGAGCTAGGCTGCGGCGGCTCGGCGGGTTCTAATCTTCAGAGTACGCCTCCTGGGTCAAGTGAAAGACCGAGGATTAGGCACCAGCATAGCCAGTCGATGGATGGTTCGACGAGTATAAAGCCTGAGATGCTTATGTCAGGGAACGAAGGAGTTGACTCTAAGAAAGCTATCTCTGCTGCTAAACTTTCCGAGCTTGCTCTCATTGATCCAAAACGCGCTAAgag GATATGGGCAAACAGGCAGTCTGCTGCGAGGTCAAAAGAAAGGAAGATGAGATACATAGCGGAGCTAGAGAGGAAAGTACAGACTTTACAAACTGAAGCTACTACTCTCTCAGCGCAGTTGACTCTCTTACAG AGAGATACAAATGGACTGAGTGTTGAAAACCATGAGCTGAAACTCCGAGTACAAACAGTGGAGCAACAAGTTCACCTGCAGGATG CATTAAATGATGCACTGAAGGAGGAAGTCCAACATCTTAAGGTATTAACGGGGCAAGGGGGTTCGAATGGTGGTGCATCATCAGTAATGAACTATGGTTCTTTTGGATCGAATCAGCAATTCTATCCCAATAATCAATCAATGCATACTATGCAAGCTGCACAACAGTTTCAGCAGCTCCAGATCCATTCACAGAAACAACAGCAGTTTCAgtatcagcagcagcagcagcagcagcaacttTATCAGCTTCAGCTCCAGCTTCAGCAGCAGCGGATTCAACAGCAGGAACAACAAAGCGGTGTGGTGGCTGAACCGAGAAGGCCCATGTCTTCTTCTGGTGGTCAGAAAGAGAGTGTGACATCGCCTGATCTTGAGTCTCCCTCAACAAAAGACTGA